In Solanum stenotomum isolate F172 chromosome 6, ASM1918654v1, whole genome shotgun sequence, one DNA window encodes the following:
- the LOC125869094 gene encoding cytochrome c oxidase assembly protein COX11, mitochondrial, protein MSLFRLSRRVNPLLSLNRTHHYPLSTSRECLEIVASKDINLGAINNKYGQIFGLGYRGFTSRCELNKSTLHNCKGSSFLRGQSTVRSWPVLNLRHHYATQATATENKSRKMLFYLVGLVFAMVGASYAAVPLYRRFCQATGYGGTIQRRESVEEKIARHEKDGRVTSREIAVQFNADVADGMPWKFTPTQREVRVKPGESALAFYTAENRSSTPITGVSTYNVTPMKAAVYFNKIQCFCFEEQRLLPGEQIDMPVFFYIDPEFETDPKMDGINNLILSYTFFKVSDK, encoded by the exons ATGTCACTTTTCAGGCTCTCTAGAAGAGTCAATCCTTTACTTTCTTTAAACAGGACTCATCATTATCCACTTTCCACATCCAG GGAATGTCTTGAAATTGTAGCGTCAAAAGATATAAATCTTGGGGCAATCAACAATAAATATGGACAAATCTTTGGTTTGGGATATCGAGGTTTCACATCAAGATGTGAGCTTAACAAATCTACTCTTCACAACTGCAAAGGGTCCTCCTTTTTGAGAGGGCAGAGTACAGTTAGGTCTTGGCCAGTGTTGAATCTTCGTCATCATTATGCAACTCAGGCTACTGCAACAGAGAATAAATCAAGGAAGATGCTCTTTTATTTGGTGGGTTTAGTTTTTGCTATGGTAGGGGCTAGCTATGCTGCAGTTCCTCTGTACAGGAGATTCTGCCAAGCCACGGGATATGGAGGTACAATTCAACGTCGGGAG AGTGTTGAAGAAAAGATTGCCCGACATGAGAAAGATGGAAGAGTTACTTCTAG GGAGATTGCAGTACAATTCAATGCTGATGTAGCAGACGGGATGCCTTGGAAGTTTACTCCAACACAGCGTGAG GTAAGAGTAAAACCAGGAGAGAGCGCTCTTGCGTTTTACACTGCTGAAAATCGAAGTTCGACTCCTATTACAGGTGTATCAACATACAATGTGACCCCCATGAAG GCTGCTGTGTATTTCAATAAAATACAATGTTTTTGCTTTGAGGAACAGCGATTGCTTCCCGGGGAGCAGATTGACATGCCT GTTTTCTTTTACATTGATCCCGAGTTTGAAACCGACCCCAAAATGGATGGCATAAACAATTTGATCCTATCATACACATTCTTTAAGGTCTCGGACAAATAA
- the LOC125867378 gene encoding probable methyltransferase PMT5 isoform X1: MRGPLVNKLSLIFGPRPPLNCILLCLVSVCVLIVLLSPFSSTTFDSVTSYAKPDIYTNYRKLKEQARNDYLELKSISLGANLIKDVGLCGKERENYVPCYNVSANLLAGLKDREEFDRHCELSQEHQNCLVRPPKEYKIPLTWPTGRDVIWSGNVKLTKDQFLSSGSMTKRLMLLEENQIAFHSEDGMIVDGVKDYSHLIADMIGLGSDTEFLQAGVRSVLDIGCGFGSFGAHLLSLRLMALCVAPYEPSGSQVQLALERGLPAVIGNFISKQLPFPSLSYDMVHCAQCGIIWDSKDGLFLIEIDRLLKPGGYFVLTSPTTQQQDGTTSTKKGITSSSLEGFTKKLCWSLLAQQEETFIWQKTADSQCYTSSSQDEIPVCKGNDMQMYYQPLARCISGTTSHRWVPIHSKSDHLNSTELEIHGLHPDDFFEDSNFWKLALRNYWSLLSPLIFSDHPKRPGDDDPLPPYNMVRNVMDMNAHYGGLSAALMEARKAVWVMNVVPLGARNTLPLIHDRGFAGVLHNWCEPFPTYPRTYDLLHANGLLSHIASQKCSMFELLLEMDCILRPEGWIILSDTLGTIEKARTLAAQIRWEARVIDLQNGSDQRLLVCQKPFVRK; the protein is encoded by the exons ATGAGAGGCCCTTTGGTCAATAAACTATCATTAATTTTCGGCCCTAGACCGCCACTCAACTGTATACTCTTGTGTCTGGTCAGTGTCTGTGTGCTAATAGTATTGTTATCACCATTTTCTTCTACTACCTTTGACTCGGTGACTTCCTATGCAAAGCCTGATATCTATACAAATTATAGAAAGCTAAAGGAGCAAGCAAGAAATGATTATTTAGAGCTAAAGAGCATTTCTCTGGGAGCTAACCTGATAAAGGATGTTGGTCTTTGTGGGAAGGAAAGAGAGAATTATGTGCCTTGCTATAATGTATCTGCAAACCTGTTAGCCGGGCTTAAAGATCGGGAAGAATTTGATAGGCACTGTGAGTTATCGCAAGAACACCAAAATTGTTTGGTTCGTCCTCCAAAGGAGTACAAGATTCCACTGACTTGGCCAACAGGTAGGGATGTCATATGGAGTGGAAATGTGAAGCTAACCAAAGATCAGTTCCTTTCTTCTGGAAGTATGACAAAAAG GCTAATGTTATTGGAAGAGAACCAAATTGCTTTCCATTCAGAGGACGGAATGATTGTTGATGGTGTCAAAGATTACTCTCACCTTATTGCGGATATGATTGGGCTGGGAAGTGATACAGAGTTTCTTCAAGCCGGT GTGCGGTCCGTGCTGGATATTGGTTGTGGATTTGGTAGCTTTGGTGCCCATCTACTTTCACTGAGGTTGATGGCTCTTTGTGTGGCACCATATGAGCCATCTGGTAGCCAAGTTCAGTTAGCACTCGAGAGAGGACTTCCAGCTGTCATTGgcaatttcatttcaaaacaGCTTCCATTTCCATCATTGTCCTATGACATGGTTCACTGTGCTCAATGTGGAATCATTTGGGATAGCAAAG ATGGGCTATTTCTTATTGAAATTGACCGTTTACTCAAGCCCGGTGGTTACTTTGTCTTAACCTCACCTACAACCCAGCAGCAGGATGGTACTACCAGTACAAAGAAGGGAATCACATCTAGTTCACTGGAAGGATTCACTAAGAAGCTCTGTTGGTCTCTTTTGGCACAGCAAGAAGAGACGTTTATTTGGCAGAAGACAGCTGATTCTCAGTGTTATACATCCAG CAGTCAGGATGAGATACCAGTTTGTAAAGGAAATGATATGCAAATGTACTATCAACCACTTGCACGCTGTATATCTGGGACAACGAGTCACCGGTGGGTTCCAATCCATAGCAAATCTGATCATCTGAACTCAACTGAGCTTGAAATTCACG GGCTCCATCCTGATGATTTCTTCGAGGATTCAAACTTCTGGAAATTAGCTCTGAGAAATTATTGGTCTTTGCTCTCACCCTTGATTTTCTCTGACCATCCGAAAAGGCCAGGTGATGATGATCCATTACCTCCATATAATATGGTGCGTAATGTCATGGACATGAATGCTCATTATGGCGGTCTTAGTGCTGCATTGATGGAGGCAAGAAAAGCCGTATGGGTGATGAATGTGGTTCCTCTTGGGGCGCGTAATACACTTCCTCTCATACATGATCGAGGTTTTGCCGGTGTTCTGCATAACTG GTGTGAACCCTTCCCTACATATCCCCGAACATATGATTTGCTCCATGCAAATGGGCTCCTTTCCCACATTGCTTCACAAAAATGCAGCATGTTTGAACTACTTCTAGAGATGGATTGTATTTTAAGGCCTGAG GGATGGATTATTCTTTCTGATACATTGGGTACGATAGAGAAAGCACGTACGTTAGCTGCCCAAATCCGCTGGGAAGCCAGGGTGATCGACCTCCAGAATGGAAGTGACCAGCGACTACTTGTATGCCAAAAACCATTTGTGAGGAAGTGA
- the LOC125867378 gene encoding probable methyltransferase PMT5 isoform X2, giving the protein MRGPLVNKLSLIFGPRPPLNCILLCLVSVCVLIVLLSPFSSTTFDSVTSYAKPDIYTNYRKLKEQARNDYLELKSISLGANLIKDVGLCGKERENYVPCYNVSANLLAGLKDREEFDRHCELSQEHQNCLVRPPKEYKIPLTWPTGRDVIWSGNVKLTKDQFLSSGSMTKRLMLLEENQIAFHSEDGMIVDGVKDYSHLIADMIGLGSDTEFLQAGVRSVLDIGCGFGSFGAHLLSLRLMALCVAPYEPSGSQVQLALERGLPAVIGNFISKQLPFPSLSYDMVHCAQCGIIWDSKDGLFLIEIDRLLKPGGYFVLTSPTTQQQDGTTSTKKGITSSSLEGFTKKLCWSLLAQQEETFIWQKTADSQCYTSSQDEIPVCKGNDMQMYYQPLARCISGTTSHRWVPIHSKSDHLNSTELEIHGLHPDDFFEDSNFWKLALRNYWSLLSPLIFSDHPKRPGDDDPLPPYNMVRNVMDMNAHYGGLSAALMEARKAVWVMNVVPLGARNTLPLIHDRGFAGVLHNWCEPFPTYPRTYDLLHANGLLSHIASQKCSMFELLLEMDCILRPEGWIILSDTLGTIEKARTLAAQIRWEARVIDLQNGSDQRLLVCQKPFVRK; this is encoded by the exons ATGAGAGGCCCTTTGGTCAATAAACTATCATTAATTTTCGGCCCTAGACCGCCACTCAACTGTATACTCTTGTGTCTGGTCAGTGTCTGTGTGCTAATAGTATTGTTATCACCATTTTCTTCTACTACCTTTGACTCGGTGACTTCCTATGCAAAGCCTGATATCTATACAAATTATAGAAAGCTAAAGGAGCAAGCAAGAAATGATTATTTAGAGCTAAAGAGCATTTCTCTGGGAGCTAACCTGATAAAGGATGTTGGTCTTTGTGGGAAGGAAAGAGAGAATTATGTGCCTTGCTATAATGTATCTGCAAACCTGTTAGCCGGGCTTAAAGATCGGGAAGAATTTGATAGGCACTGTGAGTTATCGCAAGAACACCAAAATTGTTTGGTTCGTCCTCCAAAGGAGTACAAGATTCCACTGACTTGGCCAACAGGTAGGGATGTCATATGGAGTGGAAATGTGAAGCTAACCAAAGATCAGTTCCTTTCTTCTGGAAGTATGACAAAAAG GCTAATGTTATTGGAAGAGAACCAAATTGCTTTCCATTCAGAGGACGGAATGATTGTTGATGGTGTCAAAGATTACTCTCACCTTATTGCGGATATGATTGGGCTGGGAAGTGATACAGAGTTTCTTCAAGCCGGT GTGCGGTCCGTGCTGGATATTGGTTGTGGATTTGGTAGCTTTGGTGCCCATCTACTTTCACTGAGGTTGATGGCTCTTTGTGTGGCACCATATGAGCCATCTGGTAGCCAAGTTCAGTTAGCACTCGAGAGAGGACTTCCAGCTGTCATTGgcaatttcatttcaaaacaGCTTCCATTTCCATCATTGTCCTATGACATGGTTCACTGTGCTCAATGTGGAATCATTTGGGATAGCAAAG ATGGGCTATTTCTTATTGAAATTGACCGTTTACTCAAGCCCGGTGGTTACTTTGTCTTAACCTCACCTACAACCCAGCAGCAGGATGGTACTACCAGTACAAAGAAGGGAATCACATCTAGTTCACTGGAAGGATTCACTAAGAAGCTCTGTTGGTCTCTTTTGGCACAGCAAGAAGAGACGTTTATTTGGCAGAAGACAGCTGATTCTCAGTGTTATACATCCAG TCAGGATGAGATACCAGTTTGTAAAGGAAATGATATGCAAATGTACTATCAACCACTTGCACGCTGTATATCTGGGACAACGAGTCACCGGTGGGTTCCAATCCATAGCAAATCTGATCATCTGAACTCAACTGAGCTTGAAATTCACG GGCTCCATCCTGATGATTTCTTCGAGGATTCAAACTTCTGGAAATTAGCTCTGAGAAATTATTGGTCTTTGCTCTCACCCTTGATTTTCTCTGACCATCCGAAAAGGCCAGGTGATGATGATCCATTACCTCCATATAATATGGTGCGTAATGTCATGGACATGAATGCTCATTATGGCGGTCTTAGTGCTGCATTGATGGAGGCAAGAAAAGCCGTATGGGTGATGAATGTGGTTCCTCTTGGGGCGCGTAATACACTTCCTCTCATACATGATCGAGGTTTTGCCGGTGTTCTGCATAACTG GTGTGAACCCTTCCCTACATATCCCCGAACATATGATTTGCTCCATGCAAATGGGCTCCTTTCCCACATTGCTTCACAAAAATGCAGCATGTTTGAACTACTTCTAGAGATGGATTGTATTTTAAGGCCTGAG GGATGGATTATTCTTTCTGATACATTGGGTACGATAGAGAAAGCACGTACGTTAGCTGCCCAAATCCGCTGGGAAGCCAGGGTGATCGACCTCCAGAATGGAAGTGACCAGCGACTACTTGTATGCCAAAAACCATTTGTGAGGAAGTGA